Part of the Legionella cardiaca genome, GAAGGATCTCCTAAATGTGGCGTAAATATCTCACATTCAGGAGATCCTTCGCTCTGGATGATGGGATGACGTGGGTTGTGGCGGTTACTCAGGAACTTTGCAGTCCAACCCACATGATTTTATTTTTGGAACTAGAACAATAGAGGTTGAGTTAAAATTTCCATATCATGAGCCAGCAATCTTCTATTAGCGCGAAAATACGTCATTGGTGAATGCTCCAATAAATCTGAAAACTTTTCCATGTAAATACAGGCATAGCGATCAACCTGGTAAGCGAAATAAGTTTCTTCTGCACCAGCACGAAACACTCGTCCCCAGTGAGCATTGTAGAAGGTCTGCTCTTCTTGTAACAATTTGGCTATATCAATATCCAAGGCAGAGATCTGCTTCTGTATCTCTGCAATTTGGCTATCATATTGTGTTGAATCTTCTTCAATACTGCGGGTGTAAAGATCAATATTTTTTTGCTCTAATATTTTTTTAACATTCATTGCCTCAACAATTCTTTTCTCAACAGGCAGTGCCTTTCTTTGTGACTCAATTTCTTCACCCAACTCTTCAACAACCAGCGCCGTGCGCCAATTACAGTCTTTCTTCAAACGCAAAATATCACCGTAGATATGATCGCCGAGATATAAAATTTCATCGCCATTGATATCTAGATCTTCAGTAAATTTTCGGGCATTTCCTCCCTGGTAAACACCTGGAGTAATGGGGCCATAAGTATTGGACATTGAGCCATCTTTGGGGTTGATTGCCAGAAATCTTAAATTGTCATAAAAGAATCGTGGCTTGTGCGCTAAAGTAATGACGAACTCAAAAAGATCTCGCCAACTCTCACCTTCTTTTAAAAAGGGAGTAAGGGCATACTCCAACAGAAGATTAGTATAATAATAGTCTGAATTAGTCAGCAGGAAAAATTTCTTACCATAGCGAATATAACGTTTAAGCCCCTCTACTACCTCTTTCTCTCTTAAAACATAGTCATCCATATTTTGGGCAATATATTCCTTTAGACTACCATCCGCATGAGCTTTATCTACAGAGCTTAAAACATCCAAGGCAATTCCAGAGTAAGTTGGCAATTCTTGCGGACGTTCATCTTTTAGATCAATAAGTTGGCTATATAATACACAAAATGCGATTGAGAATGACGTATCGATTGCAATGTAGTTTGGATCTTTTAAATCCACATAAATACTGCGATATATTTTTTTCTGTTCAGCAAAGCTAATTTCTTTGGTGCCGTGATAACTTTGGCGGATAGCTGCATAACGGCTCAGTTTTAGAATGTTTCCATTTTTACTATCGATAATTAAACCACGAATAGAGCTGTCAAAATTAAATTTGAATTTTCGAATATCTACGGGATAATTTTTATCGTTTATTAATTTTTCAACCACAAGCTTATAAACCAATGATTCGAAATTCCTGGTGTTATACCGTATTAAGGTATGATCCATATCTAAGCCAATGTATTTGATCTTTTTCATATTTAAAATACGATTTACAAAAACTTTATGATTCATTCTTTTTCCTCAAAATCTATGCACTATTGATGGTGATAGGTTGCATTATCCATTGGCGTAATTGGTAGTGTAATCTTGACAGGTTTTAAGATAATAGCGTTCTTATTGCAGTCATGCCCAAGCTTAGGGATAAAATTCAATACTCGCAATATTAATGGTATAACCGATAAAAGAAAACTTAAAAATCCATTGCACTACCAATCAATAATCTCATCATTATAGTTACGCAATGCCTCTGCGTGACTTTCATTTTTATGTTGTTCGATTACTTTGAGCATTAAGCTAACACTTTTTTTCACATCAAGCTCCGCATCAGCACCGCCAAGGTCTGTCTTTACCCATCCCGGATTTAATAGCATTACCTTGACGCCATCTTTCATTACATCCAATGCAAAAGAACGCATTACACAATTAAGGGCCGCTTTGCTTGCACGATAAGCATAGCTTCGTCCCCATTGATTATTGCTAATACTCCCCATGCTTGAACTGATATTAACAATGAGTTTGTCCTTGCTCTTTAATAATAACGACAGAAAGGCATCACTAACCTTCAAGGCGCCTATGCAGTTAACATTCAGCACATTTAAAAAATTGTCGCGTGCAATGTTGCCAACAGTTACACCCGATTGCCCAGCAATCCCAGCGTTGTTGATAATCCAATCAAGAGCATGATGTTGAAGTTTCCCGACTAAAAACAGTATCTGATTATCGTCAGTTACATCAAGTTGATAAATAGTGATATTTTTTCGGTTTTGACTGTATTGCCACAGTTCATGTGCATTTTCAGGTGTTCGACAGGTAGCAATAATATGATTATTTTTTTCAGCAAGTTGTTTAACAAATTCCAATCCCAATCCTCGATTACTTCCTGTAATCAAAATTGTTTTCATAATCACACCCCTTCGCAATTAACTTATATTATTAAGGTAGATTTTCTAAAAATAATTGCAAATTTTTTAATAACTTATCTAATCTCATTATGCTAAATTTGCCTCTTCATTTGCATGTTTTATTGATTAATTAATATGTTACAATTGCCAATTTTTTAGGGAATTTTTTATGTCTCTTAACAAAATTGTCTTTTTTGGGGAAGCGAATACAGGAAAAACACAATTACTCAAGCGTATTCTTAACATTCCTTTTAACTCAGAATATAAGCCAACAAAAGCACCAGATTTTGATATTCTAAAAATCGATGACGAAACGATGCAATTATGGGATACCAAGGGGGAATCGGGGGGTATCTCCTACATAGCTAATGCGTTTAATCGTGGCGCCATCCTTGGTGTTTTCTGCGTGGATTTGAAAAAATTAATGGATAATCCAGATAAGAAAATTGACGATGAAATTTTACAATCATTTCATAACCAAAATCCAGGTAAAAAAATCATTTTAATTGGTACCAAAGCTGATCTTTTGGCCGATACCCTTAATGAGCAACAACGCAAAGCAGAGCAACTTCTCGCAAGAATCCCAGGGACTTTTTGTACACGTTTAGCGACTTCAGCAAAAGATAATACCAATATATCAGAACTTGAGATTTTATTAGAAAAATACACGAAAGAAGCAAACGATAAATTACTGCAAGCAAGAGACTTACTACCTTGCACCTGTCCTTTGTATGAAGCTATTCATAATTTATATGAACAGGCTAAAGATTTACCTCCGCAAAAATATCAAGCTATTCAAGAGGAAACTTTGAAGCTGGTTAAAACACTTCTAAAGGATGAGTATATGGATAAAACTGCCGTCATTCAGCAATTTGCTGATGAATGTAGTCTTCACTTAGAAGGGGAATATCCTCACGTAATTAAAGCATTACTCGCAGTCGCTGCAACAGCATTGGTGACCTTGGTTGCAGGAGCCTTGGGATTTGCTATAGGTTTTGCTTTAGGATTATGGTCTGGACCAGGTGCTTTTATCACAGGATTAATTGCTGGTGAAGCAGCAGCAGTTTCGGTAGCAACACTTAGTAGTACGTTAGGAGTAGGTGTTGGCATCTACACGTTTTTTAAGGGTTCAAAAGAATCGTCGGTCATGGCTCAGGTTAACAATGTAGCAGAAAAAGCTCTTTCTTTTGATCCGAACACTACCTCTGCAGTATTTTGACTTGTCGTTATCCCTTTTTAACGGGGATAACTTCAACGCCACTTATTTTTTAGATTCAATTTCAAACTGCTTAATTAACTCTAACACTTGTCCTTTCCTGTCAGACCAATGCTCAATCACTGTGCTATTAATTTTTTCACAGTTTTCAGCAAGCCAAGGACCTAGCTGCAACAGAATGGCAGGTATTTTAACCTGCATACAAGCAGCAAACTGTTTCTGTGTCTCATAATGACATAAATCCCCCTCCTTGAAACAATCCTGAACGATTTCGTCAGCTAACAATTGCCAATTCGGAGGCGGTTCTACACCCAAAAAGGATTTATTCATAATCTGTGGTAAAGCGGTTTTGGAAATCCATTCCAAATGATTAGGTTTAATTCCCGTTGTACAAAAGTCCTTTTGAAAATTTGTATGAAGTTCTTTGGCAATAACTTCCAGTTTTTTTTCATTAAAACAGGTGGTTACCGCATAGGTGGAAGTTATCCAAAAAAATAATAGTATCATTGCAGGCACAATGGCTTTGATTTTATTCATTATTTTTTCCTTTTGTTAGGATTTTCCCTTCCTAGTCTATACTTAATTATCGCACAATAATTTGCTAGTTGCCTTGGCTGCCTTTATGAATTATTGTTTTCCTTTATCTTCTACTTCAGTTAATGAATATGGAAATTAATTTAATTGCCTTAGCAATCCCCATTTTTTTAATATCAATGGCAATTGAATACTGGATATCCGTTATTCGTCACGAACAACTTTATTACTTAAATGATTTCACAAACAACCTTAGTTGCGGAGTCATCGAGCAAGCCACCATGTTACCCTTACAGGGTTTGCTTATTTTTAGTTACAACTACCTTTATCATCACTATGGATTTTTTTCGATTAACCCGCAATCTATCTTCGCCTGGATTTTCTTATGGCTCGGCGTTGATTTTCTTTATTATTGGTTTCATCGAGCAAGCCATCGTAACAATTTTTTATGGGCGGGGCATGCAGTACACCATCAAAGTGAACAGTATAATTTATCAGTTGCCTTACGACAGGGAATGATACAAACCTTATTCTCCTGGATTGTTTATTTACCCTTAGCGATGCTTGGCTTTCCAACCTGGATGTTTCTAATCGTTTCCTCACTAAATACCCTTTATCAATTTTGGATCCATACCAAGCTCATTAAGCGACTGGGTGGGTTTGAGCTTATTTTTAACACACCGTCCCATCATCGTGTCCACCATGGCAAAAACAAACAAT contains:
- a CDS encoding GTP-binding protein codes for the protein MSLNKIVFFGEANTGKTQLLKRILNIPFNSEYKPTKAPDFDILKIDDETMQLWDTKGESGGISYIANAFNRGAILGVFCVDLKKLMDNPDKKIDDEILQSFHNQNPGKKIILIGTKADLLADTLNEQQRKAEQLLARIPGTFCTRLATSAKDNTNISELEILLEKYTKEANDKLLQARDLLPCTCPLYEAIHNLYEQAKDLPPQKYQAIQEETLKLVKTLLKDEYMDKTAVIQQFADECSLHLEGEYPHVIKALLAVAATALVTLVAGALGFAIGFALGLWSGPGAFITGLIAGEAAAVSVATLSSTLGVGVGIYTFFKGSKESSVMAQVNNVAEKALSFDPNTTSAVF
- a CDS encoding HAD-IG family 5'-nucleotidase codes for the protein MKKIKYIGLDMDHTLIRYNTRNFESLVYKLVVEKLINDKNYPVDIRKFKFNFDSSIRGLIIDSKNGNILKLSRYAAIRQSYHGTKEISFAEQKKIYRSIYVDLKDPNYIAIDTSFSIAFCVLYSQLIDLKDERPQELPTYSGIALDVLSSVDKAHADGSLKEYIAQNMDDYVLREKEVVEGLKRYIRYGKKFFLLTNSDYYYTNLLLEYALTPFLKEGESWRDLFEFVITLAHKPRFFYDNLRFLAINPKDGSMSNTYGPITPGVYQGGNARKFTEDLDINGDEILYLGDHIYGDILRLKKDCNWRTALVVEELGEEIESQRKALPVEKRIVEAMNVKKILEQKNIDLYTRSIEEDSTQYDSQIAEIQKQISALDIDIAKLLQEEQTFYNAHWGRVFRAGAEETYFAYQVDRYACIYMEKFSDLLEHSPMTYFRANRRLLAHDMEILTQPLLF
- a CDS encoding SDR family oxidoreductase, with translation MKTILITGSNRGLGLEFVKQLAEKNNHIIATCRTPENAHELWQYSQNRKNITIYQLDVTDDNQILFLVGKLQHHALDWIINNAGIAGQSGVTVGNIARDNFLNVLNVNCIGALKVSDAFLSLLLKSKDKLIVNISSSMGSISNNQWGRSYAYRASKAALNCVMRSFALDVMKDGVKVMLLNPGWVKTDLGGADAELDVKKSVSLMLKVIEQHKNESHAEALRNYNDEIIDW